TTCTGcctacatttaattttatatcatCTTCACATATGGCATGTCAACATTATCACCACTGGGTTTTTCCCATAAGAGCTGTGTATTCATGTTCTACAGCTCCTGATAGTGACAAGGTAGCAGAGAATGCCACTGGATAACTGAGCCTGTCAAGAAAGGATGTATAGAGATTAAAATGAATACATCATTTTTTTGTTATTCAGCTACACCATAAGCTACTTTCAAAATGTGACTAGTTATTTGGTAAAGAAGAGATTTTTAGGATAAGTCTCTATGAATGAGACAGTTCTCTCTTTATCTTACATAAATATGAGTATGTGTTTCATTCTTAGTAAAATGCCTTAGCTCATCTAGATTCCCAGCAGAGTCTCAGACTACCAACAGTCATGTGATGGTACAAAAAGCTCAGGGCTGAGCCAAGAGAAATGAAGTAAATGTAACTAATAATTATCATTCTAATTATAGCAtggatatttattattattgttactatctATTGACAGCTTTCCATATTCCAAGCATTGGTCTAAGTCCTGTTtcaaataatctcatttaatatttGCAATAGCTCTGTGAGTTTTATATTCTATTATCAGCCTCACTTTACTGTTGAAGAAAATGAAGGTTAGCAAGGTTAAGTAAATTTTCTAAGGTACCTGTTTAAATGACAGAGCCAGAATTAGAACCAGACTCCAGACACCAACTATATAACACTGCTACCTGTgaacatgcattttatttctcagaTATCTTTTGGTTATAttccaaagaaatatttttaatattatcttaaaattaaaattatcttaCCTCTGTgccctttattgttttttttccataagcATAACTATTTCAGAAGTTGACTTTGTATTGAAGACAGTATGTCAAATTTTATATTCAGGGAAAAGGTCACTCATGTAGTGAGCCTGTGCCTATGGGATGAATTTGTCTACTGTGAATTATATATAATCCCAACACTGGTTAGAATGACTATACTTATTATGTGGACTGGGGTGAAAATGAGCAGGGGTAATTGTGCTCTAGCACTAAAATTCCCACTGCAGAATTTACCTGAGAATATAACATGAAGTTACATTCATATTCCTAAACATTTGGGGGTTCTTTAttcaattacatattttattttattgtatttctgtcaaattatattttattaaaatattttcccttataGTTCTTAACTAGCTGAGCATTCTACTGCACCACTATTGATGTCACCTATGATGTCATGAGGGTGGCATCCATCAACATTGCAGCCCACAACCTGAGCAAACCTCAGGATCCCCTTAATGGTTCCAGAGAGTTCTCTGGCTAAAGATTGGTGCAACATCTGTTGGGCAATGTTGACAGTCCCATCAAACATGACATTTCCACTGTGCTtaatgtttttctgcatttttctgtCTCTTGGTGGTTCCTTGAGGGCTTTGATAATCATGTAAAAGGCAGAAGTTACCATTCCAATCTGGGCATAGGTTTTCTGAATGGTCAGTTTCACTGTAATCTTCAAACACTTCCAATTTCTGGTTGCTTTGACAATGTCATCACCAACCTTTTTTGGAGCCAGACCAAGCAGGGCAATCTTTGGAGCCAGGACAGATGTGGCACAAACTTCCCCATGGTTACAGCTCAGATGTATGAATTTGATCTTGTTGGGATTGAACTTAGGTGGCAGGATGGAGGTGGCTGGTGTTGGATGAACCGGTTTGGGGACAGTCAAAGACAGTTGCAACTTTGCCTCTTCTAAACCAAAAGCCAGAAGGAAGTATCTTATTTTAAATCCATATAAAATGCATTATGCTTTATGTATCTTTTGACATATGGTCAACTGTGTATAATACTCTCAAATCTGCCAGCTGTGTTGAAGGAATAAAAGCATTTTGTTTTCAGCCAACTTGATAGAAATTCTGAAGTTTGTGAGAaaacagaacttaaaaatataattttgtgaACCACAAGAAACTCTGAAGTGATATTCAAAAGGAAAGATTCCTTGATTTTACCATAAtatctttgttgtttttcaatAATAGATTGCCAAATTGAATTGAGCTTATTTTCCACTATGACTTCTAATTAATCCCTTCACTTTTCGATTCAGGATCTGACAGAATAAAGAATGCTTCTCCAGTCTGGGCCATACTGTGTTTTGCTGTGtgaatccaaaaagaaaattttaggtgcacctgggtggctcagtcattaagcacctgccttaaGCTCAGATGATgagcccaaggtcctgggattgagccctgcatcaggctcccttctcagcaggaagcctgcttctctctctcccactcctcctgcttgtgttctctctcttgctgtatatctctctgtccaataaataaaatctttttaaaaaagaaaataaataaaattttagtccCCGCAGAGACTGGTTAAAGAGATTTAGACCCTAAGAAATATAATGTCTAAAACATAACTAAATGTTATGTTCAATGTTTTATTCCCTCTGCCTTAAGGACAGAATCTTAACTTGCCCAAATTGCTCAGAGCTGGTGACTGAGGCAGATGGTAGGCAGGTAAGGGGTGGAAGGGTGGACGTTAGGCTATTGCCCTTACACTAGGCCTTTGAACACACAGGCTCTTTGGGCTCCACCTATAGATGGATAGGGTTCTGACCTCTTTTATTACCTTTACCAAGGGAGAGGCTTGGAACTTAAGATGGCATGTACTTCCAATCTCTGCCAAGGTTATAATCCTTTTAGACTAGTGTTTTGTGAACTGTGGATTGTAACATATTGATGGGTTGTGAAATCAATCTAATGGGATTaactagtattttaaaaacagtttggaaaagagtatattgcacattttaaaacttctgtttcagttgtgtgtatgtgtctctgtgtgtgctgGGTcacaatataaaatgtatttcttactatATTTCTTACTGTTGGTGGTGAAATAGCAAATGTGAAAGCTATTACATTGGACTTCTATGTTTGACATACAATTATAACATGCCTTTGCTTTATTCCAGAAATAaaggagcctttttttttcttgccctctGAATAAATTAGGGAGTTCAACAAGTAAGTCTGATTTCTAAACACAGGGCTCCAAGCAGCCAGTCTGTATATATTGCTAATTCTTAAGCAGTGCAAATATGCAGCTATAGGATCATGCAATTATCTTTTCATCTCAGTAAAAAGGCATGCCTTGCATAAGAAAAGCAGACATAATTGATTAATATCTTCTGTTTACATAGGAAAAAAGTAATTATGTACTAGAAGTCAAGAGATTCAGAACTATGTGAAAATCTTTCACCAGTACTTACAACCAAATACCTATAATGTGCAAAGCACATTATTGACAGGAGAAGGGGGTCAGGagtaaaaaaggaatgaaacccAGGCTCTATTGTGAAAGATAGTTATAATCTGGTGAGAGAGACTTGTAAAGTAATAAGGGAACAACTATTGTGGGATTACACAAGTCTTTGGTCTATTGACTCTCAAATCCATTCCCTGAACTTCCCCTGGTCTACTCTGTCTCATGAGGAGCTGACACCTACAGGTGGCATTTCCAAGTTTCTTCTGTTAACAAGATGCTGTATGGGTTTGAACAATGGAAGCCACTGGTAAGATATTGGTGAACAGCAAGGCAAAGCCATagtatttctttctgtgtgtgtgtgtgtgtgagtgtgtgtgtatgtgtgtgtgtgtgtgtgtgtgtgtttccatgaCTCTAGTTTCCTTTGTAGAAACCTGCCATGGTTATAGATTCTGCTGAATGGCTCTGACCCTTGGATTCTGGTTCTAGTTACAACTGCTACTCCCTTTGACCTTATAGTCCAGTACTGTATCAAAATCCTGCTTTTGCTAATTTCTCAATTGCTTCATCATTCCTTGTTGGCCTCTCAGTAAACTTCCATAACCTGTGTAAAATTTTTCTACATTAAATTCCCTTTGTTTTAGGTACTTAAAGTTGCTTCTGTTTCCTGGTTAGACTTTGATTCATGCATGTTTAGAAtgaaatatatatgcattatcaTAACAATAACTGATAGTAATTTAAAGCTTACATGTtaggtattatactaagtgccTTTCATGTAAAAGCACCTTTATTTCACTGATGAGgtgactgaggcacagagaaaggcatttaacttgcccaagatcatggGACAGTAGAGCATTGCCTTGCCCTGATTTtcaatttggatttcttttttaaactatccCATGCTTTATCTGTAGAATTCTGTTAGGTGTAACCATTCCTCAAACTTAGCATGTATTTTGTAAATCCCAGTATCTTTTGATACTGATGGAGTGCTTGATCAATAAAAgtgaacatttattaagcaccaactAGATACTAAACACTATAATAGGTGCTATAGTTGAAAAAGGCATGACTGTGCTCTCTAAAGCCACCCCTCTTGCAACCCACTTTTGTAAGTGTGATGTCACTGCTAAAATCAAGGATTAAAATTACATAGAATAGACTTCTAAATTCTAGT
Above is a genomic segment from Neovison vison isolate M4711 chromosome X, ASM_NN_V1, whole genome shotgun sequence containing:
- the LOC122896569 gene encoding 60S ribosomal protein L12-like, with the protein product MAQTGEAFFILSDPESKKEAKLQLSLTVPKPVHPTPATSILPPKFNPNKIKFIHLSCNHGEVCATSVLAPKIALLGLAPKKVGDDIVKATRNWKCLKITVKLTIQKTYAQIGMVTSAFYMIIKALKEPPRDRKMQKNIKHSGNVMFDGTVNIAQQMLHQSLARELSGTIKGILRFAQVVGCNVDGCHPHDIIGDINSGAVECSAS